The following coding sequences lie in one Rutidosis leptorrhynchoides isolate AG116_Rl617_1_P2 chromosome 6, CSIRO_AGI_Rlap_v1, whole genome shotgun sequence genomic window:
- the LOC139852992 gene encoding uncharacterized protein, which yields MASLNMFIAPATTISPTTTTNTATSITTTSTITTTRARSVKTFATASKGSGKSSEEKGFFEWLAGALDKDGLVETDPLLQKVEGKSGGTTTTGKKTTGGTTAAPPKKSGGETGGFGGLGGLGGLFAKK from the coding sequence ATGGCTTCCTTGAACATGTTCATTGCACCGGCAACCACCATCtcccccaccaccaccaccaacaccgccaccagcatcaccaccaccagtaccattaccaccacaagAGCAAGAAGTGTAAAGACATTTGCCACCGCATCAAAAGGATCTGGTAAAAGCAGTGAAGAAAAAGGTTTTTTTGAATGGCTTGCAGGTGCATTAGATAAAGATGGGCTAGTGGAAACTGACCCACTTCTCCAAAAGGTGGAAGGCAAGAGTGGTGGTACTACCACCACCGGTAAGAAGACCACCGGTGGAACTACAGCAGCGCCACCCAAGAAAAGTGGCGGCGAAACAGGTGGCTTTGGTGGTTTGGGTGGTTTGGGTGGACTATTTGCTAAGAAATGA